The Apium graveolens cultivar Ventura chromosome 3, ASM990537v1, whole genome shotgun sequence sequence TCGTCCTGATGACTTTCTTGCGAGGTTGGTTCTGCCGGCACTATGGCCTTATCATCAATTTCGTCATCAAACTCAAGTACGAAATCGGCCAGCGCTTGTCCTTTGATTGCCGTGCGTGGACAATATTCCAAATCGAATTGCCCTAGCTCTATGGCCCATTTTAACATTCTTCCCGACGATTCGGGTTTATGTAAAATATGTCGGAGCGGATAAGCGGTGCGAACTTCTATTCTGTGAGCCTGAAAATACGGTCTTAGCTTTCGTGCCGCAAGAATAAGAGCGTACACTAATTTTTCCATGTTGGTATATCTGGTTTCCGCATCCAACAACCTtttgcttacatagtatacagGCCACTGGTGGCTTGCTTCTTCCTTTACCAAGACGGCACTGACGGAATATTCTGACACCGCCAAATACAGAATTAATGTTTCTCCGTCTTCTGGCTTGGCCAACATCGGCGGATTTCCCAGTTGttctttgattttcagaaaagcTTCTTCACAATCAGGGGTCCACAGAAAATCCTTCCCTCTCCCTTTGATCGCTTTGAAGAATTCTTTGCACCTATCCGACGACTTTGACACAAATCGATTTAGGGCCGCGATCCTTCTTGTTAGACTCTGTACCTGTTTGACACTGGTAGGAGATTTCATGTCTAGCAGAGCTTTTATTTTTGccgggttggcctcaattccccggTTATTGACCatgaatcccaagaattttcccgACTCTACGCCGAACACGCACTTCTGCGGGTTTAGTTTCATCCTATATTTTCTCAGGATATGGAACATTTCAGTTAAGTCGGCGATGTGATCTTCCGCCCTTTTCGATTTCACGagcatgtcatccacatacacttccatagtcttcccaatctgcttcttgaacattttgtttaccaacctttggtaAGTGGCACCGGCGTTGATCAGACCAAATGGCATTCCGATATAGCAGTAGAGCCCTCTATCAGTGATGAAAGAGGTGTGCTCCTGGTCAGGCTCATACATAAGGATCTGGTTATACCCGGAGTATGCGTCCATGAAGCTGAGCAGGGCATGTCCCGCCGTGGCGtcgaccaactgatcaattcttggTAGGGGAAAACTATCTTTTGGGCATGCTTTATTTAGGTCGGTGAAGTCCACGTACGTTCTCCATTTGTCGTTGGGCTTTTTTACCAATACCGGATTTGCTAGCCATTCTGGGTAAAAAGATTCTCGAATTAGTCCGACGTCTAGGAGCCTTTCTACTTCTTCTGCTAGGGCTATAGCTCTCTCTCCACTTACGGCCCTTCGTTTTTGTCGAACCCCTTTATGCTTGGGGTCGATATTCAATCGGTGGCACATTATTTCTGGATCAATCCCCACCATATCAGAATGgctccatgcaaatacatcaaggTTTGCCAACAGAAATATTGAAAGACCTTCCTTTAACCTTGGTGCCAATTGGGACCCTATTCTCAGAACCTTACTCGGGTCTTTTTCATCAACGGGGATTTCGATCGTATCTTCTGCTGGCCCCATCTTTTCCGTCGGCATTGGTATCCGGGGATCCAAGTCAAGGGGGTTATAGATCTCCTGGTCTTGTAGAGAGGGTGCATCCCCTTCAGGAGGTGTGCCTTGCGTAGTAGAGTCATCAACTTTTTCAGTATGTTTTGCGGGCGAGGGTGCTCCTGCAAGAGGAATGGCATCACCCTGTTCGAGGTTTTGCAAGACATCAAATCTTCCTTTTAAACGTTCCCCATGGAAATCTGCTTGGACTATGGTATCCATCGCCTCCTCTTCTTCTTCCAACATATCAATTCTGATTGTGTCTTCCAAGTACAACATTGTCGAGGGCAACTCAGAGGGATGTTCTTCTTCTTGCTCAACATAATAGTGGACTCGGATTTCCTCGGTTGGTTGCTCAATGCTTTTCTCCCGATCCACGTCCGGAGTATCATCGGCGTGGGAGTCTTTTCTGAAACCTTTCATTGCTTGCCTGTAGCACTCCCGTGAGTCATATTGGGAACCCCTGATACTTCCCACTCCATTCGGCGTTGAAAATTTGATACTTAGGTGATGAATTGAAGGATTGACTCTCATTTCCCGCAGAAAAGGTCGTCCCAATAACACGTTGTGGGACGATTCCTGATTCAGGACCTTAAATTCGAGCATCTTTGTTACCGACAGTGGGCTTTCCCCCAGTGTACATGGGAGCCGAATTGACCCCATGACTCTAACTCCTGCACCTGAAAAACCATAGACCCACGAGTCTTCCCCCGACATATCCTGATCAGGCAGTCCCATCTTTTTGAAGGTGCTGTAATAGAGGATGTTTGCTGAGCTTCCATTGTCCACGAAGGCTCTATGGACATTCTTTGTACCGATTTGGATGGAAATAACCAACGCATCATTGTGTGGGTGATGTACCCATCGGGCATCTGTTTCTCTGAAAGTGATATCCATGGACTCACCCTTAAACACCTTGGGTGGCCGGGTTTCCACCCTATGAATATCTGTGAGAGGCCTGAACCGGGCTTCCCTAGCGTATTTTGCCAAGGCTCGGTTGCTGCATTCCATTCCGGGATCTCCCCCGTAGATTGTTCGGATACTGCCATCTCTGATAAATTTATTTTCCTCCGGGGTATCATTGTTTGTCCCGCGTGGGGCTCGTCTTTCCTCTTCCCTTGTCCTGTCATCCTTGTGCTTCCTTACTTCCTTGACTACCCATTCTCCGAGGTATCCTTCCTTGATAAGCGCTTCGATTTCGTCTTTTAAATGTCGGCACTCGTGCGTGTTATGTCCAGATGATTCATGTTATTCGCAATATTTTTTCTTGTCTTTGCTTTGCCATGATGATAAAGCTTCAGGTTTTCTAAATAGCCCTTTATTTCTGTTTACCTCGTAGATATGGTCGATAGATGCGACCAAAGGTGTGTACCGGCTTGTCCTGTAGTCATAGTTTGAGGGAGGGCTCCATCCCCTCCTTGTGCTTGCTGTATTTATCCGGTCTGGGCTTCGACTATCCCTTCGGTATCTCGGGCTTGGTGACCTATCCCTCTTCCTTCCTTTGTTTCTCTGACTCGACTGTGAGGTTGGTTGTACATCTGCCAAAGATTGTTCTATAGCTTTAAAGGATTCCGCCAAAGCGAAGACATCGCGAAGACATCTGCGAGAGTGGCCGGATCTTTCCCTTGCAAGTGCTTCCAAAAATCTGAACCAACCCTTAATCCTGCGATCAGGAAACTTTTTAAGGCTTCGTCTGACGCCCCCTTCACGCTAGTAGACTCGGCGTTGAACCTTTTGAAGTACGATGTTAAGCTTTCATTTTCTCTTTGCCTAACATTGGCAAGAGATGTGACAGAGGGAGCGTATCTCACCGCGGCTTGGAACTTAGTTAAGAACAAATTCTTCATCTGATCCCACGAGGTGATCACCTCTGGCCCGAGCTTTTGAAACCACTGCTGGGCACTTTCTCTAAAGGTTGCCGCCAAGAGACGACATCGAGCCAAGTCCGGGACTTGGTACACATCCATCTCTATATTAAAACGACCCAGGAATTCCACCGGATCTGAGTTTCCGTGGAAACGGAGATCGCTAGTAGTGTTGCGATACCCGGCCGGCAATTGTGCATCCCTTACTGCTGCCGAGAATGGGGAAGGGATTTCAGCTGTAGCCGTCACCCTGCCTTCGAGATGGTTAAGTAGCCTTTTTAGATCTCCTACATTGAAAGTTCCCACGCCGGGAATGGTCTGCATTTGAGGCTGCGGACCTTGGGGTTGCAATGGAGGTATTTCCACTTGATTCCCCCCGGGGGGGGCTTGCTGCTGGTTTGTATTATGGGCGTCTTCAGGTATTACAATTATTTCAGGATTTCGTTCTTGATTTCTCCCTTATTTCTCTTCCCTACCTTGGCCGCGGCCTCAAACCGTACCGCGATCATAGTTTTCTATATTCCTGGGATCATCATGTTCCACATAATCATAGCCATCTGCTTGGTTATTCCAGCGGGAATCAAGGTGTCCGCGGTAATTGCCACGACGGTATCCGTCTAAATATCTGTCTCGGCCTCCACCTCTTCCTTTCCATTGAGGCCTTCTCCATCGATCGTTTCCATACCCACGTCCATATCGATCCAGCGATCTGCGGggaggagctctctcatgatcgcggtgccgctcccgattttcctggggattcgggggcacacgcgttggatcgcggtgccgctcccgattttcctgagagttcaggggcacacgcgttgtatcaTGGGGCGTCACATCTCCGCGATCAGCTTCTCTCTGCCATTCAAGTAACACCATTCTCAAATCGCCATCGCCCAAGCGAATCCCCAAGCGATCTTTCAGAGCTGCGAAGCCTCGTGGCTGATTCTCCGGCATTGACTCCGCCTGCCGGCGTTCCTCGAGACTACGTCCAGAGCGGTGCGGATGGGTGGCTCCCCGATTATCTGTTCGCAAAATTTCCCGTCCATCAGCATCTTCTTCCACTAGCTCAACGATCGGGGACGTGTCATTAGAATAGTCCAAGCGTCGCGGGGTTATCGGCACACGCCCTCTTTCAGTGTGGCCATGGCCGGTCGAGACATCCCTATCTGTCATGGGTGCTTTTCCAGGCGCCTAAGCCGCTCGGTTGTGGCGAAGACCCCTCCTGCCCTTGCGCCGTTCCACGGTGCTTAACCTTGAATCGAAACCATTCAAATCGTCGCCCATGCGATACAGTTGTTCCAACAAGTCGGCGTTGCTGATGAGCACAGGCGGCTGTCCTCCAACGTCCGGTGTGGGACGGTCAGTCATTGGCGGAACGTATGGTTCATATTCACAGCCATGATCGGAATCTTCTTCAGAACTTCCATCGTAAAAACCTTCATCGTGATATTGAGACATCCTTCCTCCCAGATGTAGATCTTGttcgacccctccttctagcgccaatttgttgacggaggaatttgggaacaacaaaacttgaggttagtagccggaaacaagatctgtgatggcggttctttgtcggaaacgtgaacagtagtcagtggatccgatgaacagtattcgtcggaaaagatgaacagtgtttggtggtgttgattattgggggctgagattgcttagggttagtggtggctcctttgcgctctcgcttcttccccttacaatgtgcctacgtacccctatttataggggatcaagcccacgtagttcttggagaacaagaaacctaatgagcttagatttcttatcccgagacCCAATGGGAAgcccactggaaaccgtcttctactagctttaggaatgtccgccaatgaggcccaaccacaaaggcccaaggctcgtccacggcttcgagacttcacggatgaggcatctccctggccaaggataaccctccgctaccagctgtttctctaatctgtggacgcaggtatagccgtggttcaccccaaatgttggacgcatccttgtcccccgataaggagcccctaccagattacaggacaagtgatcccaagcttttgggtgcaaagtgcaggatactccaaagtctcccaacgaggacacccgttgactacagagacagagctcccaaagcacacaccagctttcaccccacatccccaatgaggacacccattgactacaggaggaggccttcagtccaggcatacccctggaggtctctgaccacggacactgcctttcctgtagatatgctacaggaaggagtttttcaatagagtacctgcatcaaataggttagtaataacattctccatcttccttgagtCTTCCAGAGAATCCATCCAAGCAGCACATAAAAGCTATATTTATATGTCAAGTAAAAGTTGAGGGCGCGCCCTGACATCTCTGTATGTTGGCGCCGCCTTGTGTTACCAGCCTTTGGTCTCTTCTTATATCATTCTACAtcatagggcgcgccctaaacTATTCATCTTTAGGGCTCGCTTCAATTCTGTCTAAATCAAGCAAGTCTGCCAAAGCAATCATATCCAAACAACCCGTCCAAAGAGTCTTCCTTGCTCAAggcgcgccctaaggctcacTACACTACAGGTTTCAATTAAGAAAATTCTCTCCTCCTTCTCAATAACTGGGCGCGCCTCCTCCGCCTGTTGGAGCGCGCCTTTAAAGCATGATAACCACAACTGTCAATCAGCTATTCAATCAATGGGGCGCGTTCTTAGGGCGCGCCTTCTATTTATGGAAAGTCAATCTTATCTTCTTCCTAGATTTCAGGCACTTCTCTTTTAATTCTGATCATTTTATTAATCTTAATCtaaatattgtttataccaatttttgggcataacaaaaATGATGGATGAATTGATAGTAGTCAAACATATGCGGCCGTGGGCCAATTTACATTTCTTTCTACATTCCATGACAAAGAAATAAAGGAAAAAGAAGTGTTGTGGATACATGTAATACTATCTTTAGAAATAAAAAAGTTAAAAACCGAACAGAAAGAGGAACACCGTATTTTAGCAATTAAGACAAGAAAAGAATCATATATTGTGCAATTTCCCAAATATTAACTGGGTAGATTTTATACCTTCGAAATTTAAAAAGTATACCATATCAACTGAATTCATATTCTTATGCTACTTCCTTAAGAATCAGTAGAAATCCACGTCCTGTAGTAGTGTATAGTTCCTACAAATTTAGATTTTTGAGCCACAGAACTATTTAGAATGGAGTTCAACAGAATTTTAGGTGAGAAAAATTTTTGGTGCCATTTAAATGGACTCAAAGTATAGAATATAGATTATGTTCAGACAACTTTGACTGTCATTCACTAGTCTCTTAATTTTTCACACATCGCATATCGAGTGCATCATCCATTTATTAAGGAACATCTATCTAAAGAAATAACAAATAAAACTAAAAAGTATGTAACCTGTATTTCCGAGAGTATACATCCATGCAATGCCATGACCATGAATGCACAATGCCTTAACGAGCCACCCACTTTGACATAATTTTTCCAGGGGTATTTAAGCATATTGTAAGGACCATGAGGCGGCTCCCAAATAGCAAAGCCCAGCTGCAAATATGTAtgattttattaaagaaaaatatAAACGTGCAACTTAAAGTTCAATCAGCAGATAATTACCAGAGCATCCTCTTGGCTGGTAGATTCTACAGCTGATCGGTAGCCACTGTACACTGGATCGTCAGACGCTTGGTAAGTAAGAATTTTTGAAGGGATCCTCTTGTATTCAATACAATGAAGATATCCACTGATACAGCCTGAGAAGAAGATTAAAAAATTAGTAAAAGTCCCTAGCCAAATTAGATACCAATCCGTACATATGGCATAATTTACAGCGTTGTTTACTACTGTACTAGTGTACTAGCTCATCAGGGTATAATTTACTTCACAAAAAGCAAAATACAAATTTGGCATAAGCACTAAAGCTTTTTAGAAAATTGCTTTTCCACCAAATGTAAGATATAGTTAAGTGTCTATTAACCTTCCAAAGAGTCAGCAACACGTGTAAAGTTTTTTGCTACCAAATTGTGTAGATCCTCCCCAGCCCAAATAGGGTATATGCAGATATTAACCGCCAAACTGACGCCAGCCCCCAGTGCGATGAGCAAGAAGCGGGTTATTGCTGTATGTAAAAAATCTCCCTTTTGATAGCCGGACACCATAATGAAACAATACGTCAACAAGAAGACACGGAAACCATATTCATACGGCTTGAATGTGGGATACAGTTTTGCGTAAGTGGCGCAAAAACCTTATAAGGAAAAAATCACATGTACAAAAAGTCAAAAACTACACTTGatgaaaaaataatttaataaaaaaacaaGTGACATTGGAGAAAAAGAAAAAGCCTGAAACAATCTTTACCTGTAATAAATACGCTGACAATAACAACAGATTCTTCCCAGTCTCCCGCCAATTGACATAACTGTGCCGTCCCAAGAGCAAGACCCCCAGCTGATAGTGTCCCCAGTCCACGATTAAATCCTTTGCTTAATGTGGCTCCTGCAAGAGAACATAGCCACACATGTTAGAGAAGAGATACATTGTTTGGATGCATAATCTCAGGATTAACCAACATAAAATGCTAAATTGAAACAAATGTGCAAATTATGAACAACCAAACCTACTATATCTTCCAAATGCTATATACAAGTTCTGGGATTTATAATCTTAAACAAACAGCTGTTAATAAGAATGGATTAAAAAATACATACAGTAGTCCCGCTAGTtcaaattatttttgaaaaaaaaggGCTTCGGAGTGAGTAAAAGAACTGAAACAGAAATACGATATACATGTCAATTTCACCTTCTAAGTCCTAACACTTCACGATTCCCGTGAGTTGATAACCAAACAATTAATGATCCAGTCAATCATAAACAATGCTGATTGCAACGAATCATCAACAATACGTTTTCAAGATAATTCCACATACAATACCGTAAAACAACAAAAGGGACATAACAAAATCCATCATGACACACAAAATCATTCAAGCCACAATTCTCCAATCAATTTACATCAACAAACAACAATACTGATCAAACAAGCAACACATACATAACataatcaaaacacaaaaaacCAAGAAAAGGGTATCAAGACATACCAATACTGAACTCAAACACAACAACAACAGTAAGAATAGCCCAAACAGAGTGAAAACTAAGTTCTTTAATGGGTTCtttccagaaaatcaagaaaGAAATAAGCACCAAAGCCAAGCCCATTTTAGCAGAAAACACAATCTTTCTCGGGTCAGTCCGACCCATCTCAAAACCTTTAACAACAACATCTTTCAAATTGTTCCAAAAGATAGCAACTTTTTCACTAAAAAAGGCCTTATCTTCTTGTTCAAGATTGGTGTTAATATAAAGCTCAGAAGAGCCTTTTTTACCACCAGATAACAATTTGACAAGCTCTCTTTTTTCTGCAAAAGTGTATCTAAAAGACCCTAATTTAGCTGCCATAACTACAGTTTACCACTAAAAACAACCCCCCAAATAGATACAACAATGTGTCAGATTAAAAACTCATAtatgtttaaataattttaatatattaataaaatatgtgaattgaTTTACATATAGAACACAAATTCTAAATCTTTTTATACCCGTACAGTCAGTCGTACGTAGGTCCTAGAGCGGAGACATATTATAGATAGGAATTAGGATTTTATTCTGCGTGAAAGGGATCGGTATAGAATATTAATGAATTTTTTTAAGTGAACTAGTGTATTTAGTCAAAAGAATTTAGAATTCAAAAATATATATTGGTATTAAATAAGTATTTTACTGAAAATTAAAGataatttgataataattaacagaaaaattattttttaagttACATAAAATTTATTCAAAATTAATAATTACTATACACACATCCGTACCACAAGCCCACTTTTTATTTACCTAAACAGAGGTACAAGAACTCGTATATTACATCAATCTTTTGTTGAATTCAACAAAATGAAATTATCTCATAATGGACCCCAGGGACAAGTATTCCCTTATTTACTAATATCTCCGTCCAGGTTATATACATTCACTATTTGTACGTATTTCGATACTCTAATAATGTATAGTTTTATAATAGATTTTTTTAAAAAGGaaattgaataaaaatttaaacataaaattttattcagaaaaaaaatatttaaaaaaaattaaaattatattttaaatgaaCATTAAAAAGCGTGTCAAAAAATAATGTATAAAATTTAATGGAAGAGAGGAGTAGATATAACTTTTGCGTTCAACATAACTAAATTTTACGTATACAAGGATCCCAAAATCAATAATTTACCAAGTCGGAGCTTGTGGCAATGAATTGTTTTCAATATTGAAAGCTACCAACCCTAAATATTATTATTGCACTGCTTAGCATTGGATTGCTAATTAAGGATGTCTATTCAAGAGGAACAACCTTCAATCGAGTAATGTATGAGTGAGCTAATACCTACTAACTACACGATCGGACTTGCCAAGGATAGCTGCATTCTTGGGCTTTCCCGAAGGACCTAATAAGAGCTCTTGAAGTAAAACTACAAATATAACAATGTAGAATGTGATATTCACGGCTAACAATTTTTATTAGTCTAAAAATTTCACAAGGTTCGGGACACAAACTTAATATAACAAGATAAGTTTATTTTGAATGCCTCATTTTCAAGTAAAATCAAATGGGTTGAATTCTAGAAATTCATCCCAACTCATGTTAAAGTTAAAAGGATACTTACCCCTTACTCCCGAGTTTTAAAAAGGGTGGAAAGAAAGTGAAAGGTAAGTAAATAGTTTCACTTTCATTCCTAATCGTACTCCCGAGTTTTTAAAAGAAACAAAAACAAGTGGTCATGAATGTAAATTTTAGATACTTTACCTCCAAAACTTTCATCTCATTTTTGGGATGAAACTACTTTACCTCCCTATCACTTACTTCATTCCCTAATAGAAACTCGGGAGCAAGGCcttagtattagacttgataatGATGCATGTATAATGCTATATGTTGATCTCCCCGTGGTAAGACTTACCATTTCCTGATGCATTAAAGAAAATTGGACTAACTTGTGAGCGCTTCCAATTATCAGAAGAGAACAGGAAAGCAGTAAGAACTTTGATTCCGTTGTTAGCTTCAAGGTTTCTGATGATGAAATAACAGAATGGGATTAACTCAATGCATCAGAATGATTCAACAAGATCAATCTGAGATTAACGTATTTCAGGAGATAAGGTTTGGGGTTTAATGTACATCTTTGTTTGACTGGATTTAAACCTCATCTTCAACAACCTTATCTTAAACTTAGTTTGAATCTTTCAAATCTCTATCTTTAACTAAGTTTATCTATTTACAAATACTCTAACagattaattcaaattaattcaAGCAAAACTATTTTGAATATATCAGTTATCTTATCTTTTGTTTGAAACAAACATATGTTAGACTTTTTCTACAAATACAACTCTAGTATTTCAGATTGAAAAAATGCTTTCACGTTTATCTCTTAtcatcttatatactttcttgttcatctttttCCAAATCTAAATCCAGTCGAACAAgatatagtttgagttgtaatcaatttatttattcttgtactcgtgtattcatatcaactttggGTCGGGTTGTGACaaggcttgatttcaaagtatagcaaggtagctaaaaggctaaggaatagcagtgggctagatagcaaggtagcttgggaaaggatttctttcaggtgctatatttgtaatcaaggaaagactgtaagttctttattaaagttgatataatacttTCTCTATGCTGGTTGGCATatggacttggatgtaggccatagactaggattaagggccgaaccaagtgaaaactcaTGGTATTTTTACATTGTTCATTTTTTAGCATACTGCATTTATATTACTGTTATTTTCATTCTGCAGTTAAAAGAGACTGTCCCATTACCTGTCTCATTtataaagggactgtcccatttgtattagagactgtcccatttgcttTGACAGTTAGAATATAATACATATCTATCGAGCCTTTGAATttaattggtatcagagcaggtgtatttaattctctttttagtatttattttgctagcgatccatgaCTCAAACATATAGGTATTCAAATAATTATCCACCACTGCTCCAAGATGCTGAAAACTATAATGATTGGAAATTCCGGATGAAGATAtttctccagcgtgatgcattCGAGTGGGATGTTGTAGAAAATGGCTTTACAATTCCAATGAAAGATGAGAAGCCCAAATCCCTCAAGGATCTCTCTCCTGAAGAAGTGAATGCAATGAATTCCAATGCTAAAGCCATAAATTCACTTCTTAATGGCATGGTAGCTACCGAGTTACGAAAAGTATCAGCATGTACTACTACGAAACAGGtctgggatacgatcaaagtcacCCATGAAGGCACTTCCAAGGTACGTGAAGTCAAACTTAACATGTTAATGAGTGATTATGAAGGTTccaggttggaaagagatgaaagtgTTTGAGATGCACAAGGAAGATTCCTGACTTTGATAAACTCTATCTCACTATtggaaaggatcattcctcaatctgagatcAATAGGAAAATCCTCAGGGCAATGCCTaagaagtttgctccaaaggttaccaaTCTGCAGGATTCAACACTTCTTTCGACTATGGACACTTTAACACTCTTtagtgaattggaagaattcaAAAATCAGCTACGTAGATATGACGAAGAAGATGAAACTCCTCGTAAAAAGACTCTTGCACTCAATGTCGAAGCTGATGAGTCTCCTGATGATTCTAATGAGGAAATTGCTCTTCTGACcaagaagtttcataaatttcttgccaaacAGAATGTCTCTAAACGACCTATGAAGTCACAGTTTCCAaagaaggacttcaaatctaatTCTAGCAAGGAAAATAAAGCAAATCAAAGTAAGGATACATACTTTgaatgtggaaagaaagggcatttCAAAAAGGACTGCTACAAGCTGAAGAACAAGAAGAAGGCATTAAtcacttggagtgatgatgagtCTGATATCGAGATTGATTCAGATGATGAAGTTGCTCAACTCTGCTTTGCTGGACTCGAGGACATCTTCAGTGACAACGATGAGGTACATCATATAAAacataattcaaatatatcttcatcTATGTTGAATTTGCAGGTCCAGGTTAAGAAACTAAAAGAAAAAAAAGCTTATTTAAAACAAGCATTAAGTGAGGTTCTTAGTGAAATGGACGATCCTATGAAGGATGAAGCTTTGGTTGAAGAAAACAGATCTTTGCTTGAAAAAGTTTCTAAGCTTACTGAGGAAAATCAATATCTCAATAATGAGATTGAGATGAAGGATGTATGCCTGGAAGCATTGAAGAAAGAGACAACCTCACTTGTTCCAGAAACTGTCAAAAGAGATAGTGCTCCTGGCCCTTTGGTTCCTGAACTAAAGCAGAAAGTGGCACAACTTGAAAAAGATTTAGCAAAGTATTTTCATGGTGAAGGAACTCTGAATGCTTTACTTGCGGAAtaaaaatcttctcttgataaaggaggATTAGGATGTGAATCAATCAAGAAACGTGCATTTTAAGGTGGTTACAAGCGAGCTCCAATAAAAtataagatgccttatgagaaatgtcgagattgtggcaaaTCTGGTC is a genomic window containing:
- the LOC141712145 gene encoding aluminum-activated malate transporter 9-like; translated protein: MAAKLGSFRYTFAEKRELVKLLSGGKKGSSELYINTNLEQEDKAFFSEKVAIFWNNLKDVVVKGFEMGRTDPRKIVFSAKMGLALVLISFLIFWKEPIKELSFHSVWAILTVVVVFEFSIGATLSKGFNRGLGTLSAGGLALGTAQLCQLAGDWEESVVIVSVFITGFCATYAKLYPTFKPYEYGFRVFLLTYCFIMVSGYQKGDFLHTAITRFLLIALGAGVSLAVNICIYPIWAGEDLHNLVAKNFTRVADSLEGCISGYLHCIEYKRIPSKILTYQASDDPVYSGYRSAVESTSQEDALLGFAIWEPPHGPYNMLKYPWKNYVKVGGSLRHCAFMVMALHGCILSEIQAPAERRLVFREELQKTGTAGAKVLREIGNKLKKMEKLGTVDILDEVHEAAENLQKKIDQKSYLLVNSESWEIGKPAIVLEDPQDFLTTDSDEKRFPEYKSRSETVLDLSSLQGNWDFSKSNIDDKSNTSESFGKNNSAASNQEESKTYESASVLSLATFASLLIEFVARLQNLVDSFEELSIKANFKEPNDEVVEGVEASWWTRFCGCFESKKREDCLLV